In a single window of the Cervus elaphus chromosome 1, mCerEla1.1, whole genome shotgun sequence genome:
- the LOC122703016 gene encoding olfactory receptor 51F1-like: protein MLPVQENMEILGNSTSKFPTFLLTGIPGLEFAHAWVSIPFCCLYATALCGNSMILFVIITQQSLHEPMCYFLSMLAAADLGLTVSTMSTTLGILWFDASEISLDMCIIQMFFLHGFTFTESGVLLAMAFDRYVAICDPLRYTTILTNYGIIQMGLLIVIRTIVLIVPLLLLLKPLNFCGGNALSHSYCYHPDVIKLACSDTRANSICGLIDLILTTGVDTPCIVLSYILIIHSVLSISSPQERRKVFSTCVSHIGAVSVFYIPMISLSFVHRYGRSAPKVVHSMMADMYLLFPPVLNPIIYSVKTKQIRKAILSLLMK, encoded by the coding sequence ATGCTACCAGTCCAGGAAAACATGGAAATCTTAGGTAATTCAACATCTAAATTTCCAACTTTCTTGTTGACTGGAATTCCTGGCCTAGAGTTTGCCCATGCTTGGGTCTCCATTCCCTTCTGCTGTCTTTATGCCACTGCCCTCTGTGGGAACAGCATGATCCTGTTTGTCATCATCACCCAGCAGAGTCTCCACGAGCCCATGTGCTATTTCCTCTCCATGCTGGCAGCTGCTGACTTGGGTTTGACTGTTTCCACAATGTCAACCACATTAGGTATCCTCTGGTTTGATGCAAGTGAAATCAGTCTAGATATGTGCATTATCCAGATGTTTTTTCTTCATGGGTTTACCTTCACAGAATCTGGGGTGCTGCTGGCTATGGCctttgaccgctatgtggccatctgtgaTCCTCTGAGGTACACTACCATTCTCACTAATTATGGAATCATTCAGATGGGTCTCTTGATAGTTATACGCACTATAGTATTAATTGTACCACTACTTTTGCTTCTTAAGCCCCTCAATTTTTGTGGAGGGAATGCACTTTCCCACTCCTACTGCTATCAtccagatgtgattaaattagcATGTTCAGATACTCGGGCCAATAGCATCTGTGGATTAATTGATCTCATCCTGACCACAGGAGTAGATACGCCATGCATTGTTCTGTCTTATATCTTGATCATTCACTCTGTTCTCAGTATTTCCTCCCCTCAAGAACGACGCAAAGTTTTTagcacctgtgtctcccacattggagcaGTTTCTGTTTTCTACATCCCCATGATTAGCCTGTCATTTGTGCATCGCTATGGGCGATCAGCTCCTAAAGTAGTCCATTCAATGATGGCCGATATGTacctgctttttcctcctgtgctCAACCCCATCATCTACAGTGTAAAAACAAAGCAGATTCGCAAGGCTATACTCAGTCTTCTTATGAAATAG